Proteins found in one Poecilia reticulata strain Guanapo linkage group LG15, Guppy_female_1.0+MT, whole genome shotgun sequence genomic segment:
- the cdt1 gene encoding DNA replication factor Cdt1, with amino-acid sequence MSQVRVTDFFCQRKKGEARVPGKQRSGRGSVRSFSASSFHHGNKESTLCCSPVREEFVRVVDEAAGLSNDLQSASSRPDTDPASPRTPKRSSAEAEFDLGAAVFSDTVEHSSVKRRRQAGRAREAEANTTEKTTRRTARKKLVLPEDTPQAFCKDDITALRSRLQMIRQQAEDIATSTSPAASGHAAGGPPTSGPRALPASGTKAVLASGARASSFSVARARELAAKAQRRKEEREEGEVELSQVPPPALAPLPAPDGGAEQTAEQPAYQRYHTLAQDTPPGLSLPYQYKILAEMFRSMDTVVAMLYNRSETATFAKIKQGVQDMMHRRFEESHVGQIKTVFPAAFSFRQQKNIPTFNSNVSRGSYQLTVEPVLSSDQNDVRPVLSASHLLERRRVFHHNLISVVKQHHKAFLSSLVPPVSVPEDELTRWHPRFNVDTVPAIQVGLLPPPPHTEKVSTAREVLEKARSLIMPKMEKALVSLTRNADDADGTKPVGSQNPAVAQPPVPAADPVPSSLRGVSQSLLDRIRAKEAQKLQAAMTRNPAQEERLLMLTRLGELARILRNVFVAEKKASLVMEVACSRMVASYRSALSLGAMEKHIRLLAEVAPDWLSIHPIRKDFYLKLNKMMELNVILDKLNHRLREEERL; translated from the exons ATGTCTCAGGTTAGGGTCACCGACTTCTTCTGTCAGAGGAAGAAAGGAGAGGCGAGGGTCCCAGGAAAACAGCGCAGCGGCAGAGGAAGCGTGAGAAGCTTCTCGGCCAGCAGCTTCCACCATGGAAACAAAGAGTCCACTCTCTGCTGCTCCCCGGTCCGTGAGGAGTTTGTCCGGGTTGTAGACGAGGCAGCGGGGCTGAGTAATGACCTGCAGTCCGCCTCCAGCAGACCCGACACCGACCCGGCCAGTCCCCGGACTCCCAAAAGGAGCTCGGCCGAGGCAGAATTCGACCTCGGAGCTGCAGTGTTCTCAGACACGGTTGAGCACTCCTCGGTCAAAAGGAGACGGCAAGCCGGAAGGGCCAGAGAGGCTGAGGCGAACACGACTGAGAAAACTACAAGGAGGACAGCCAGGAAGAAGCTCGTCCTACCCGAGGACACACCACAG GCTTTCTGTAAGGATGACATCACAGCGCTCAGGTCTCGCCTCCAGATGATCAGGCAGCAGGCGGAGGACATCGCCACCTCCACCTCTCCAGCAGCTTCTGGCCATGCAGCCGGGGGCCCCCCTACCTCAGGGCCCAGGGCCCTACCTGCATCTGGGACCAAGGCCGTACTCGCCTCGGGGGCCAGGGCATCCAGCTTCTCTGTGGCCAGGGCCAGAGAGCTGGCCGCTAAGGCccagaggaggaaggaggagagggaaGAGGGTGAAGTCGAGCTGAGCCAGGTTCCGCCTCCAGCTCTGGCTCCACTTCCAGCTCCTGACGG CGGGGCAGAGCAGACAGCAGAGCAGCCGGCGTACCAGCGGTACCACACCCTGGCCCAAGACACGCCCCCTGGCCTGTCCCTGCCTTACCAGTACAAGATCCTGGCAGAGATGTTCCGCAGCATGGACACGGTGGTCGCCATGCTGTACAACCGCTCGGAGACGGCCACCTTTGCTAAGATCAAGCAAGGAGTGCAGGACATGATGCACAG GAGGTTTGAGGAGAGCCATGTTGGTCAGATCAAGACGGTGTTTCCTGCAGCGTTCTCCTTcaggcagcagaaaaacatcccaacgTTCAACAGCAACGTCAGCAGAGGAAGCTACCAGCTCACCGTGGAGCCCGTCCTCAGCTCCG ACCAGAATGATGTTAGACCTGTGCTGTCCGCCTCCCATCTCCTGGAGAGAAGACGCGTCTTTCACCATAACCTGATCTCTGTTGTCAAACAGCATCACAAG GCCTTCCTGTCCTCACTGGTGCCCCCCGTCTCTGTCCCGGAAGACGAGCTGACCCGCTGGCATCCCCGCTTCAACGTGGACACTGTCCCCGCCATCCAGGTGGGCTTGCTGCCTCCGCCCCCCCACACGGAGAAAGTGTCCACAGCCCGGGAGGTTCTGGAGAAGGCCCGGTCCCTCATCATGCCCAAG ATGGAGAAGGCTCTGGTCTCTCTGACCCGGAACGCAGATGACGCAGACGGAACCAAACCAGTAGGTTCCCAGAACCCAGCAGTCGCTCAGCCTCCAGTTCCTGCTGCAGACCCGGTGCCATCCTCCCTGAGGGGCGTGTCCCAGTCCCTACTGGACAGG ATCCGCGCCAAAGAGGCGCAGAAGCTCCAGGCGGCCATGACCCGGAACCCGGCCCAGGAGGAGCGGCTGCTGATGCTGACCCGGCTGGGCGAGCTGGCCCGGATCCTACGGAATGTGTTTGTTGCAGAGAAGAAGGCGTCGCTGGTCATGGAGGTGGCGTGCAGCCGAATGGTGGCCAGCTACAGATCAGCTCTGAGTCTAG GTGCAATGGAGAAGCACATCCGTCTCCTGGCTGAAGTggctcctgattggctgagcatTCATCCCATCAGGAAGGATTTCTACCTGAAGCTGAACAAGATGATGGAGCTCAACGTCATTCTGGACAAACTCAACCACAGACTCAGAGAGGAGGAGCGACTCTGA